One genomic window of Glycine soja cultivar W05 chromosome 9, ASM419377v2, whole genome shotgun sequence includes the following:
- the LOC114425868 gene encoding organic cation/carnitine transporter 1-like translates to MEEEQKLVKEGTNLEGSESETKLELTVDEVVEEYVGSLGFSQMVHVLLVSLAWIFDAQSTLATIFSDAQPPVWRCKTGLCQGNNNNNSTGSVCGLVPGTWEWVGGNTSSIIAEWNLVCDRRFLAAVPASVYFLGSLIGSGVYGHLSDSLLGRKKTVQLSCILTSITAFATSLSPNIWIYAFFRFANGFARSGIGISCLVLTTESVGCKWRGQVGQYGFFFFTIGFLTLPLVAYPTRTCWRNLYKLLSLLPLAYSVLLLPLVSESPRWLLIRGRSKEALQVLDKFARLNGKKKLPDNLSLVNPCGSQNGESDETSPNNNKENLWTTKWAAIRMVTVMLSGFGVGFVYYGVQLNVENLNFNLYVSVAINALMEIPAVVIGTFLLGFTNRRLLLSMSSYIAAVSSILCTFLSHKGSTSKVHNNNSGNWGQLIIEAIGFMGASTAFDILYIYCVELFPTNVRNFAVSMLRQALMLGASVAPLLVVLGRLSPSISFLVFGVLAISSGVLSICLPETRNAPLYETLKQQEEEEKHNWVSHNDCALEMGK, encoded by the exons ATGGAAGAGGAGCAAAAACTAGTTAAGGAGGGCACAAATTTGGAGGGAAGTGAAAGTGAGACCAAACTTGAGCTCACTGTGGATGAAGTGGTGGAAGAGTATGTGGGGTCCTTAGGGTTCTCTCAGATGGTGCATGTGCTCTTGGTGTCATTGGCATGGATATTTGATGCTCAGAGTACTTTGGCCACAATCTTTAGTGATGCTCAACCTCCTGTTTGGAGATGCAAAACTGGATTGTGCCAaggtaacaacaacaacaatagcacTGGTTCTGTCTGTGGGTTGGTTCCTGGGACTTGGGAATGGGTTGGTGGCAACACAAGTTCCATCATAGCTGAGTGGAATCTTGTATGTGATAGAAGGTTTCTGGCTGCTGTTCCTGCTTCTGTCTACTTCCTTGGCTCTCTCATAG GTTCTGGTGTCTATGGCCACCTATCTGATTCATTGCTGGGCAGAAAAAAAACAGTGCAACTTTCCTGCATCTTAACCTCCATAACAGCCTTTGCCACATCTCTCTCCCCAAACATTTGGATCTATGCTTTCTTCCGTTTTGCCAATGGTTTTGCCAGGTCAGGAATTGGCATAAGCTGCCTTGTCCTAACCACAGAATCAGTAGGTTGCAAGTGGCGTGGCCAAGTTGGCCAATAcggtttctttttcttcacaaTAGGGTTCCTCACACTCCCTCTTGTGGCCTATCCGACAAGAACATGTTGGAGAAACTTGTACAAACTCTTGTCACTTCTTCCACTAGCATATTCTGTCCTATTACTCCCTTTGGTCTCAGAATCCCCACGTTGGCTTCTAATAAGAGGAAGATCCAAAGAGGCCCTTCAAGTTTTGGACAAGTTTGCTAGActcaatggaaagaaaaaactcCCCGATAACCTCTCTTTGGTTAACCCTTGTGGATCACAAAATGGTGAAAGTGATGAAACAAGTCCTAATAACAACAAAGAGAACCTTTGGACCACAAAATGGGCAGCTATTAGAATGGTCACTGTTATGTTATCTGGCTTTGGAGTTGGCTTTGTTTACTATGGAGTTCAACTCAATGTTGAAAACTTGAACTTCAACCTCTATGTCTCAGTGGCAATCAATGCACTTATGGAGATTCCTGCTGTGGTGATTGGTACCTTTCTATTGGGATTTACTAATAGGCGTTTGTTGTTATCTATGTCCTCTTATATAGCTGCAGTGTCCTCTATACTATGCACATTTTTATCACACAAAGGAAGTACATCAAAAGTGCATAATAACAATAGTGGTAACTGGGGTCAATTGATTATTGAAGCAATTGGATTCATGGGTGCTTCCACAGCATTTGACATTTTGTACATATATTGTGTGGAGCTTTTTCCTACTAATGTTAGGAACTTTGCTGTGTCAATGCTTCGCCAGGCCCTAATGTTGGGGGCTTCTGTTGCACCTTTGCTTGTTGTGTTGGGCCGTTTGAGCCCATCTATCTCTTTTCTTGTGTTTGGTGTCTTGGCAATTTCAAGTGGTGTTTTGAGCATTTGCCTACCTGAGACTAGAAATGCTCCTCTCTATGAGACCCTGAAGCAgcaagaggaggaggagaaacACAATTGGGTGTCTCATAATGATTGTGCCCTTGAGATGGGAAAATaa